The following proteins come from a genomic window of Synechococcus sp. MW101C3:
- a CDS encoding nitrilase-related carbon-nitrogen hydrolase, translated as MAAEGVNYAVFPETAISGYDFTGPAQLAPFVDTIPGQATAALLPVLNRTGLYVSVGIAEKDSTTGLFYNTAVLMGPEGIIGKYRKNGLNGQDVQLFGPGDTDVGVFDTPIGRIALIICYDDTYWQYDRLAALRGAQIIGWHSVSDRVMPGTPAAQARSNHSTVASVQHMSALNGVWVVGATRSGIERNPITGSQLYYNGGSSIWSPSGRKLVQAPVVPPKVLPPGLNGIFSATITPADADAVRDQRLAARHPSLYNPLLALRRAPVDVTATASRRPVQLAAAQWSSGPSLLSSSQPQPNELLVLPELSALPSGLDATELRRRAERRGGAFEQLLVQRAQAGSGYLVDSYPGREGGQVFHTVALAGPAGTILGRYRATHLTASERAWASAGDAPVVVATPLGRVGLATVGDLAVTEVTGLYQSLRADLLAAPAGAPAALKVEIDPLLYAVSDPPTGRADLHPYLAAKLGQLWVVSGGRRVGTSTAAGIFGPEPVVSTPTLTAAAGADAVRHRTVVPYPGTWINQQQLIDGQRNDLFRPLVLEAENSCFKSWRQAGHGMVRCP; from the coding sequence GTGGCTGCTGAAGGTGTGAACTACGCCGTGTTTCCCGAAACGGCGATCAGTGGCTACGACTTCACTGGCCCCGCCCAGTTGGCTCCCTTTGTGGACACCATTCCCGGGCAGGCCACCGCGGCGTTGCTGCCGGTGCTCAATCGCACGGGCCTCTATGTGAGTGTGGGCATTGCCGAGAAAGACAGCACTACCGGGCTCTTCTACAACACCGCTGTGTTGATGGGGCCGGAGGGCATCATCGGCAAGTACCGCAAGAATGGCCTGAACGGCCAGGACGTGCAGTTGTTCGGCCCCGGGGATACCGATGTGGGTGTTTTTGACACGCCGATCGGCCGCATCGCCCTGATCATCTGCTACGACGACACCTACTGGCAGTACGACAGGCTGGCGGCGTTGCGGGGCGCGCAGATCATCGGCTGGCATTCCGTTTCCGATCGGGTGATGCCCGGCACACCGGCCGCCCAGGCGCGCTCGAACCATTCCACGGTGGCCAGCGTGCAGCACATGAGTGCACTGAATGGCGTGTGGGTGGTGGGGGCCACGCGCAGCGGCATCGAGCGCAATCCGATCACCGGCAGCCAGCTCTATTACAACGGCGGCTCCAGCATCTGGTCACCCAGCGGACGCAAGCTGGTGCAAGCGCCGGTGGTGCCGCCCAAGGTGTTGCCGCCTGGCCTGAACGGCATTTTTTCGGCCACGATCACCCCGGCAGACGCCGATGCCGTGCGCGATCAGCGCCTGGCCGCACGCCACCCCTCGCTCTACAACCCCCTGCTGGCGCTGCGCCGGGCGCCGGTCGATGTCACCGCCACCGCCAGCCGCCGTCCGGTGCAACTGGCCGCCGCCCAGTGGAGCAGCGGCCCTTCACTGCTGAGCAGCAGCCAGCCCCAGCCCAACGAGCTGCTGGTGCTGCCGGAGCTCTCGGCCCTGCCCAGCGGCCTGGATGCCACCGAGCTGCGGCGCCGGGCCGAGCGCCGTGGCGGCGCCTTCGAGCAATTGTTGGTGCAGCGGGCTCAGGCCGGCAGCGGTTATCTGGTGGACAGCTACCCCGGGCGTGAGGGCGGCCAGGTGTTTCACACCGTGGCCCTGGCTGGCCCGGCCGGCACGATCCTGGGCCGCTACCGCGCTACCCACCTCACGGCTTCCGAGCGGGCCTGGGCCAGCGCCGGTGACGCTCCGGTGGTGGTGGCCACGCCGCTGGGCCGGGTGGGCCTGGCCACGGTGGGCGATCTGGCGGTCACGGAGGTGACCGGGCTCTACCAGAGCCTGCGCGCCGACCTGCTGGCCGCCCCGGCCGGTGCCCCTGCCGCCCTCAAGGTGGAGATCGACCCCCTGCTGTACGCGGTCAGTGATCCCCCCACCGGTCGCGCCGATCTGCATCCCTACCTGGCCGCCAAGCTGGGCCAGCTGTGGGTGGTCAGCGGTGGCCGCCGCGTCGGCACCTCCACGGCCGCCGGCATCTTTGGGCCGGAGCCGGTGGTGTCTACGCCCACCCTCACGGCCGCAGCCGGCGCCGATGCCGTGCGACACCGCACGGTGGTGCCCTACCCCGGCACCTGGATCAACCAGCAGCAACTGATCGACGGGCAGCGCAACGATCTGTTCCGCCCGCTGGTGCTCGAGGCCGAGAACAGCTGCTTCAAGAGCTGGCGCCAGGCTGGCCACGGGATGGTGCGCTGTCCGTAG
- a CDS encoding histidine phosphatase family protein: protein MATRSLSAGEVLLIRHGETEWSLSGRHTGNTDIPLTANGERAARALAPLLAVLGVELVLVSPLQRARRTCELAGLAEHATVDPDLREWNYGDYEGITSAEIQCMAPGWMVFRDGCPEGESPAQIGARADRVIERVRAHGGKVAVFAHGHLLRVLAARWIGLPPSHGSHFLLDTATLSILSRYAGEPALGCWNAAALSLTT, encoded by the coding sequence ATGGCAACACGATCACTGTCTGCTGGTGAGGTGCTGCTGATCCGCCACGGCGAAACGGAGTGGAGCCTGTCGGGCCGCCACACCGGCAACACCGACATCCCCCTGACGGCCAATGGCGAGCGGGCAGCTCGTGCTTTGGCGCCGCTGCTGGCTGTTCTGGGTGTGGAGCTGGTGCTGGTGAGTCCGCTGCAGCGGGCCCGGCGCACCTGTGAGTTGGCGGGCCTGGCGGAGCACGCCACAGTTGATCCTGATCTGCGCGAATGGAATTACGGCGACTATGAGGGGATCACCTCCGCTGAGATTCAGTGCATGGCCCCCGGCTGGATGGTGTTCCGGGATGGTTGTCCCGAGGGCGAGAGTCCGGCGCAGATCGGCGCGCGCGCTGATCGGGTGATTGAGCGGGTGCGTGCGCATGGCGGCAAGGTGGCTGTGTTCGCCCATGGCCATCTGTTGCGGGTGCTGGCGGCGCGCTGGATCGGGCTGCCACCGAGCCATGGCAGCCATTTTCTGCTCGACACTGCCACGCTTTCGATCCTCTCCCGGTATGCCGGTGAGCCGGCACTGGGCTGTTGGAACGCCGCAGCGCTGTCACTCACCACGTGA
- a CDS encoding glycosyltransferase family 4 protein: MVWMSGPMKDAGTDMRIAQISTLHERVPPIGYGGTERVVHYLTEELVRRGHEVVLFASGDSLTSAQLCPCVPKALRLGGPMGDPSVHNMIQLDHVIEQLDSFDVLHFHNGHFHFPIGDLLGVPHLSTIHGPLHAPEQKMLYNHFNQVPLVSISETQRLPVPAANWLGTVYHGLPNDLYRYEATPEPYLVFVGRISPEKRLDRAIAIATAVGMPLKVAAKIDPVDEPYFQAQIEPLLRNNSLVELVGEVDDAGKQDLLGNAFALLFPIDWPEPFGLVMIEANACGTPVIAWRNGSTPEVIREGVNGFLVDSIEEAIAAVHQVEQLDRSRVRSHFEVCFSVSRQAEDYEQLYRHLIQARRCQSPAHRLSVHA; this comes from the coding sequence ATGGTCTGGATGAGCGGACCAATGAAGGATGCAGGCACAGATATGCGAATTGCCCAGATTTCAACCCTCCACGAAAGAGTTCCACCCATTGGTTACGGGGGCACCGAACGGGTGGTGCACTATCTCACCGAAGAGCTGGTGAGGCGTGGCCATGAGGTGGTGCTGTTTGCCAGTGGTGACTCCCTGACCAGCGCTCAACTCTGCCCCTGTGTGCCGAAGGCCTTGCGCCTTGGCGGCCCAATGGGGGATCCCAGCGTGCACAACATGATCCAGCTCGATCATGTGATTGAACAGCTCGACAGCTTTGATGTGCTTCATTTTCACAATGGACACTTTCACTTCCCCATCGGTGATCTGCTGGGTGTTCCCCACTTGAGCACCATTCACGGGCCACTGCATGCACCGGAGCAGAAGATGCTCTACAACCACTTCAATCAGGTGCCGTTGGTATCGATTTCAGAAACCCAGCGCCTGCCCGTGCCTGCTGCCAACTGGCTCGGAACCGTGTACCACGGTCTCCCCAACGACCTCTACCGCTACGAAGCCACACCGGAGCCCTATCTGGTGTTTGTGGGCCGTATTTCACCCGAAAAACGACTGGACCGTGCCATCGCCATCGCCACGGCCGTGGGCATGCCGCTGAAGGTGGCAGCGAAGATCGATCCGGTGGATGAACCCTATTTTCAAGCTCAGATTGAACCGCTGCTGCGGAACAATTCCCTGGTGGAGCTGGTTGGAGAGGTGGATGATGCGGGCAAACAGGATCTGCTGGGAAATGCCTTCGCCTTGCTGTTTCCCATCGATTGGCCTGAGCCCTTCGGCCTTGTGATGATTGAGGCCAATGCCTGCGGCACTCCGGTGATAGCCTGGCGCAATGGATCAACACCTGAAGTGATCCGGGAAGGGGTGAATGGCTTCCTCGTGGATTCTATCGAGGAGGCCATTGCTGCGGTGCATCAGGTGGAGCAGCTGGATCGCTCGAGGGTACGCAGCCACTTCGAGGTGTGCTTCTCGGTGAGCCGCCAGGCGGAAGACTATGAACAGCTCTACCGGCACCTGATCCAAGCCCGGCGCTGCCAGAGTCCCGCTCACCGCCTGTCGGTGCATGCCTGA
- a CDS encoding glycogen debranching N-terminal domain-containing protein — protein MPEPLPPFVLKNEETFAVLDSRGEICPELQHDAGIFHRGTRHISRLQVLLWNQSPMVLSSTELGAMGVMVSHLANNDGGSTGSAAMSIHLERSTVLTATACLQQFSFTSYEGRPVKMPLTLRLDADFRDIFEVRGYHRPQRGRTVRRGSHGALELVYRGLDGEDRVTVLRMSEPIENVNAEDIGLVLTLEPRQSFRLFLVLDFHPTAEAMGAEDHYNAAMSATIQRFREARRSAASVVSDNPAFNSWLLRSFSDVHLLASQVEDGLYPYAGVPWFSCPFGRDGLITARQMLMVEPRLARGVLGFLARRQALVVDPAHDEEPGKILHESRLGEMAALGEVPFSSYYGAVDSTPLFLMLAGDYLCRSGDRDFIAGLLPELEAAMAWIHRAEASSSDGFLRYLRAAAGGLSNQGWKDSNDSIHHADGHLAEGSIALCEVQAYAYGARRALARIYQCLGRGGEAEVLRDEAAALRQRFHTAFWTPAIDSYALALDGESRPCMVRASNAGHCLWTGIATPEAAAAVARHLMAPTSFNGWGVRTLDERERRYNPMSYHNGSVWPHDNALIGMGLAHYGHRSEALRILTGLFETASAVPMFRLPELFCGFQRREEEGPTLYPVACSPQAWASASVFGLLEAVTGMSIEREDGSNRVQVRLRNPCLPKGLNLLDINGLRLGEEEINLQFHRSEHDVGVLVRSRTPGVDVVIMK, from the coding sequence ATGCCTGAACCGCTCCCTCCCTTCGTTCTAAAGAACGAGGAAACCTTCGCCGTTCTGGATTCACGCGGCGAGATCTGCCCCGAACTTCAGCATGATGCCGGCATCTTCCACCGCGGCACCCGCCACATCAGCCGGCTGCAGGTCTTGCTGTGGAACCAATCACCGATGGTGCTGAGCTCCACGGAGCTTGGCGCCATGGGCGTGATGGTGAGCCATCTCGCCAACAACGATGGCGGCAGCACCGGTTCAGCTGCGATGAGCATCCACCTGGAACGCAGCACCGTGCTCACAGCCACGGCCTGCCTGCAACAATTCAGCTTCACCAGCTATGAAGGCCGGCCGGTGAAGATGCCGCTCACCCTGCGGCTGGATGCAGACTTCCGCGACATCTTTGAGGTGCGGGGCTATCACCGGCCGCAGCGCGGCCGCACAGTGCGCCGCGGCAGCCACGGTGCTCTGGAGCTCGTCTACAGGGGCCTTGATGGGGAGGATCGGGTCACGGTGCTGCGCATGAGCGAGCCGATTGAGAACGTCAATGCCGAAGACATCGGACTGGTGCTGACACTGGAGCCCAGGCAGAGCTTCCGGCTGTTCCTGGTGCTGGACTTCCATCCCACTGCTGAAGCAATGGGTGCAGAAGATCATTACAACGCCGCGATGTCCGCCACGATTCAGCGTTTCCGCGAGGCCCGCCGCAGCGCCGCCTCTGTAGTCAGCGACAATCCGGCCTTCAACAGTTGGTTACTGCGCTCGTTCTCAGATGTGCACCTGTTGGCCAGCCAGGTGGAAGACGGCCTCTACCCCTATGCCGGCGTGCCCTGGTTCAGCTGTCCGTTCGGTCGAGATGGCCTGATCACAGCGCGCCAGATGCTGATGGTGGAGCCGCGTCTGGCGCGGGGTGTGCTGGGCTTTCTGGCACGGCGGCAGGCCCTGGTGGTGGATCCCGCCCACGACGAGGAACCCGGCAAGATCCTGCACGAATCGCGGCTGGGTGAAATGGCGGCGCTGGGTGAAGTGCCATTCTCCAGTTATTACGGTGCCGTGGATTCCACACCGTTGTTTCTGATGTTAGCGGGGGATTACCTCTGCCGCAGTGGTGATCGCGATTTCATCGCTGGCCTGTTACCTGAACTGGAAGCGGCCATGGCCTGGATCCACAGGGCCGAAGCCAGCAGCAGCGACGGCTTCCTGCGCTACCTGCGCGCCGCCGCCGGCGGGTTGAGCAATCAGGGCTGGAAAGATTCAAACGATTCCATTCACCACGCCGATGGCCACCTGGCGGAGGGGTCCATTGCTCTCTGCGAGGTGCAGGCCTATGCCTATGGGGCTCGCCGCGCATTGGCCAGGATCTATCAATGCCTGGGCCGCGGCGGTGAAGCGGAAGTGCTGAGGGATGAAGCCGCTGCCTTGCGCCAACGCTTTCATACCGCTTTCTGGACGCCAGCGATTGATTCCTACGCCCTCGCTCTCGACGGCGAGAGCAGGCCTTGCATGGTGCGTGCCTCCAATGCCGGCCACTGCCTATGGACGGGCATCGCCACTCCGGAAGCAGCCGCGGCGGTGGCGAGGCACTTGATGGCCCCCACCAGCTTCAACGGCTGGGGAGTGCGCACCTTGGATGAACGGGAGAGGCGCTACAACCCGATGAGTTATCACAACGGGTCCGTATGGCCCCATGACAACGCCCTGATCGGCATGGGTCTGGCGCACTATGGGCACCGCTCCGAAGCACTGCGCATCCTCACCGGCCTGTTTGAAACCGCCAGTGCCGTGCCGATGTTCCGCCTGCCGGAACTGTTCTGCGGATTTCAGCGCCGTGAAGAGGAAGGGCCCACCCTCTACCCAGTGGCGTGCAGCCCCCAGGCCTGGGCCAGCGCCAGTGTGTTCGGCCTGCTGGAGGCGGTCACCGGCATGTCGATCGAGCGTGAAGACGGCAGCAACAGGGTGCAGGTGCGCTTGCGCAACCCCTGCCTGCCGAAGGGGCTGAATCTACTGGACATCAACGGATTGCGGCTCGGGGAAGAAGAGATCAATCTGCAGTTCCACCGCAGCGAGCATGATGTGGGGGTGCTGGTGCGCAGCCGCACACCAGGCGTTGATGTGGTGATCATGAAGTGA
- a CDS encoding ABC transporter substrate-binding protein produces MPAGAVEPVLRVGVVDGAPPCSYRDAGAWRGLAIDLWNRIATREQLPYVVSEWPSVREMLEATRRGSLDVAVGCINVSPDRLERYRFSLPFQEDGLAVMVVQSRLDLGRSFLTALLTPTLLQLLGGYLLAIGVLSLLTWRVEHYGQQAQTLSDGHLRSFSKVFQILATGPGSNTLVSTTRGHGVVLMAYMVRIVSASLLVGYLTVNVAQEVQGSAGGSIRSEEDLRGLRVGVRQGTVSESLLKELNTGGTAAMISIVPLTNIRAGLDLLVTRRIDALLGDNLQLSYLLVHSKAKGIVPSLALQGIRPESQAFAFAPGLPEATAERIDQSISELKRSGLVSNMRQQATEPGSTQGR; encoded by the coding sequence TTGCCGGCAGGTGCCGTGGAGCCGGTGCTGCGGGTCGGGGTCGTGGATGGCGCACCACCGTGCAGCTACCGCGATGCAGGCGCCTGGCGGGGTCTGGCCATCGATCTGTGGAACCGAATCGCCACCCGTGAACAATTGCCCTACGTGGTGTCGGAGTGGCCGTCCGTGCGGGAGATGTTGGAAGCCACCCGTCGGGGAAGCCTGGATGTGGCGGTGGGCTGCATCAACGTGTCGCCGGATCGCCTGGAAAGGTATCGCTTCAGTCTGCCGTTCCAGGAAGATGGTCTGGCAGTGATGGTGGTGCAGAGCCGGCTGGATCTTGGGCGCTCCTTCCTGACGGCCTTGCTGACACCCACACTGCTGCAATTGCTGGGCGGTTATCTGCTCGCGATCGGTGTGCTGTCACTCCTGACCTGGCGCGTTGAGCACTACGGCCAGCAAGCTCAGACGCTCAGCGACGGACACCTGCGCAGCTTCAGCAAGGTGTTCCAGATTCTTGCCACCGGGCCGGGGAGTAACACCCTGGTGAGCACGACCAGGGGCCATGGTGTCGTGCTGATGGCCTACATGGTGCGCATTGTGTCGGCGTCGTTGCTGGTGGGTTATCTCACGGTGAATGTGGCACAGGAGGTACAGGGAAGCGCCGGTGGGAGCATCCGCTCGGAAGAAGATCTGCGTGGGCTGCGGGTGGGAGTGCGGCAGGGCACTGTCAGCGAAAGCCTATTGAAAGAGCTGAATACAGGCGGCACCGCAGCCATGATTTCAATCGTGCCACTGACCAACATTCGAGCCGGCCTGGATCTACTCGTGACCCGGCGCATTGATGCCCTGCTTGGCGACAATCTGCAGCTGAGCTACTTGCTGGTTCATTCGAAGGCGAAAGGCATTGTGCCGAGCTTGGCCCTGCAGGGGATCCGCCCGGAATCTCAGGCCTTCGCCTTTGCGCCAGGCCTGCCGGAGGCCACGGCAGAGCGCATCGATCAATCCATCAGCGAATTGAAACGCAGCGGGCTGGTGAGCAACATGCGCCAGCAAGCCACTGAGCCTGGCTCAACGCAGGGGCGATAA
- a CDS encoding shikimate dehydrogenase has protein sequence MIPPQKQMTGMLGHPVAENPIDLMFDAVYAHYGLNWQFWKNDIANELDLALAVKALVPLGYRGVGITVPYKVAVMPLLDAVDADVQAIGAANYLTIEEGRLIGHNNDGKGVVKAIEKVAPLAGQRVVMLGAGGAGRAMAVELAWAGASHLTLVTRRQEQGEEVAHTVTRASGVPAVWQPWQGEVAVPAGTTLLMNATHLGCAPELEPVPVQWDTVDPGCVVVDVITNPRITPFLATARGRGCPVVDGVEMLVQLAMQIFERWTGLPPEEEVFQRAVAAALGE, from the coding sequence ATGATCCCTCCCCAGAAGCAGATGACCGGCATGCTCGGCCACCCGGTGGCGGAGAACCCGATTGATCTGATGTTTGACGCGGTGTATGCCCACTACGGCTTGAACTGGCAGTTCTGGAAGAACGACATCGCCAACGAATTGGATCTGGCCCTGGCGGTGAAGGCGCTGGTGCCCCTCGGTTACCGCGGCGTGGGCATCACCGTGCCCTACAAGGTGGCGGTGATGCCGTTGCTTGATGCTGTCGATGCCGATGTGCAGGCCATCGGCGCCGCCAACTACCTCACGATCGAAGAGGGCCGCCTGATCGGCCACAACAACGACGGTAAGGGAGTAGTGAAGGCGATCGAAAAGGTGGCGCCCCTGGCGGGGCAACGGGTGGTGATGCTGGGAGCCGGTGGTGCCGGTCGGGCGATGGCGGTGGAACTGGCCTGGGCTGGCGCCTCCCATCTCACCCTGGTCACGCGGCGGCAGGAGCAGGGTGAAGAGGTGGCCCACACCGTCACCCGCGCCTCCGGGGTGCCGGCGGTATGGCAGCCCTGGCAGGGAGAGGTGGCCGTGCCGGCGGGCACCACCCTGTTGATGAATGCCACCCACCTGGGTTGTGCGCCCGAGCTGGAGCCGGTTCCTGTGCAATGGGACACGGTCGATCCCGGCTGCGTGGTGGTGGATGTGATCACCAACCCCCGCATCACACCGTTCCTGGCCACAGCGCGTGGGCGGGGCTGCCCGGTGGTGGATGGCGTGGAGATGCTGGTGCAGCTCGCTATGCAGATCTTCGAGCGCTGGACCGGCCTGCCCCCGGAAGAGGAGGTATTCCAGCGAGCGGTGGCTGCTGCGCTGGGTGAGTAA
- a CDS encoding DUF3616 domain-containing protein: MHRSESDLPLAESSQQRLLDLGLSGDKKTEDLQQNLSALASCNGILWLGGDEGRSLYRLKRLDEHRYGELCEVKLKDFGLAGGKDSGESDIEGLSLDADRLWLVGSHSLRRRKHDDDKGEPLGLHDKQSRNAHVLGCLRLDSEGRPVTGQRLAFDPAAPRDALTSALATDPRLAPFLMIPSKDNGLDIEGIAARGDRVLVGLRGPVLRGIALVVDLRLGGLDGDGPTLSLERWRCRHLQLSGLAVRDLAVVPGSDDVLVLAGPTMTLAGPCYIYRWRNALRPNDSAPTPGLTVEQPEPLLWIRDGRPGRPDQGSDKPEGLDVQRRDGHLLAWVAYDDPTVARGEGPGLCTRLEGFVVPE; encoded by the coding sequence ATGCATCGTTCTGAAAGTGACCTGCCCCTGGCCGAGTCGAGCCAGCAGCGCCTGCTTGATCTGGGCCTTTCCGGTGACAAGAAGACAGAAGATCTGCAGCAGAATCTCTCCGCTCTGGCCTCCTGCAATGGGATCCTCTGGCTGGGCGGAGATGAAGGCCGCAGCCTTTACCGGCTGAAGCGCCTGGATGAGCACCGCTACGGCGAGCTTTGCGAGGTGAAGCTCAAGGATTTTGGCCTGGCTGGTGGTAAAGACAGCGGCGAATCGGACATCGAGGGACTGTCGCTCGATGCGGATCGGCTCTGGCTGGTGGGTTCCCACAGCCTGCGGCGCCGGAAGCACGACGACGACAAGGGTGAACCGCTGGGCCTGCATGACAAGCAGAGCCGCAACGCCCATGTGCTCGGCTGCCTGCGGCTGGATAGCGAGGGCCGGCCTGTGACAGGTCAGCGTTTGGCGTTCGATCCGGCCGCTCCGCGCGATGCCCTCACGTCGGCTCTGGCGACTGATCCGCGGCTCGCCCCGTTTCTGATGATTCCCAGCAAGGACAACGGCCTCGACATCGAAGGCATCGCCGCCCGCGGCGATCGGGTGTTGGTCGGGTTGCGCGGTCCGGTGTTGCGGGGCATCGCCCTGGTGGTTGACCTGCGGCTGGGTGGGCTCGATGGCGACGGCCCCACCCTCAGCCTTGAGCGCTGGCGCTGCCGCCATCTTCAGCTCAGCGGCCTGGCGGTGCGGGATCTGGCCGTGGTGCCCGGCAGTGACGACGTGCTGGTGCTGGCCGGCCCGACCATGACCCTGGCGGGCCCTTGTTACATCTACCGCTGGCGCAACGCCCTCCGCCCCAACGACTCCGCCCCGACCCCTGGCCTGACGGTGGAGCAGCCGGAGCCGCTGCTGTGGATCCGTGATGGCCGCCCAGGTCGGCCGGATCAGGGCAGCGACAAGCCGGAAGGCCTCGACGTGCAACGCCGCGACGGCCATCTGCTCGCCTGGGTGGCCTACGACGACCCCACGGTGGCGCGCGGCGAAGGTCCAGGCCTGTGCACCCGGCTTGAGGGGTTTGTGGTGCCGGAGTGA
- a CDS encoding GNAT family N-acetyltransferase, with protein sequence MQLLPVAFPLQIRPFEAPDWPAVWELLEPVFRAGDTFPHDPAITEAQARASWLDQTQSVMVAAEAAGSLVGTYYLKPNALCLGAHVANAGYVVAQRCRRQGVGTHLCQHSLQTARRLGYRAMQFNLVVSTNLAGISCWQTNGFHVVGTLPGAFRHKRLGDVDALVMFQTLTEEAPP encoded by the coding sequence GTGCAGCTGCTCCCGGTGGCGTTCCCGCTGCAGATCCGCCCGTTTGAAGCACCCGACTGGCCAGCGGTTTGGGAGCTGCTGGAGCCGGTGTTCCGCGCCGGTGACACCTTCCCCCATGACCCGGCCATCACAGAGGCACAGGCCCGCGCGTCCTGGCTGGATCAGACCCAGTCCGTGATGGTGGCCGCAGAGGCGGCTGGGTCGTTGGTGGGCACCTACTACCTGAAGCCCAACGCCCTCTGCCTCGGCGCCCATGTGGCCAATGCCGGCTATGTGGTGGCGCAGCGCTGCCGCCGCCAGGGCGTGGGCACGCACCTCTGCCAGCACTCGCTGCAGACGGCCCGGCGCCTGGGCTACCGGGCCATGCAGTTCAACCTGGTGGTGAGCACGAACCTCGCTGGGATCAGCTGTTGGCAGACCAACGGCTTCCATGTCGTCGGCACCCTGCCCGGGGCCTTTCGCCACAAGCGGCTGGGCGATGTGGACGCCCTGGTGATGTTCCAGACCCTGACGGAGGAAGCACCTCCATGA
- a CDS encoding gamma carbonic anhydrase family protein: MPQAPWPEPSVHPEAWVAPEAVVIGDVQLAAGASVWPMAVLRADLAPIRVGENSNVQDGAVLHGDPGQGVWIGEEVTVGHRAVVHGATLKDGCLVGIGAVVLNGVTVGEGALVAAGAVVTKDVPPRTLMAGVPAQARRTLSDAEAAEQRQHARRYRSLAEAHAGRGPIAEKWLNHPDPNEAGA; this comes from the coding sequence GTGCCCCAAGCCCCCTGGCCTGAGCCCTCCGTGCACCCCGAAGCCTGGGTGGCGCCGGAGGCGGTGGTGATCGGGGATGTGCAACTGGCGGCCGGCGCGAGCGTGTGGCCGATGGCCGTGCTGCGAGCAGATCTTGCCCCGATCCGGGTGGGAGAGAACAGCAACGTGCAGGACGGTGCCGTCCTGCACGGCGATCCGGGCCAGGGGGTCTGGATCGGCGAGGAGGTGACTGTGGGCCACCGGGCGGTGGTGCATGGCGCCACGCTCAAAGACGGCTGCCTGGTAGGCATCGGCGCCGTGGTGCTGAACGGGGTCACGGTGGGGGAGGGAGCCCTGGTGGCCGCCGGGGCGGTGGTCACCAAAGATGTGCCGCCGCGCACCCTGATGGCAGGGGTGCCGGCCCAGGCGCGCCGCACGCTGAGCGACGCCGAAGCTGCCGAACAGCGTCAGCACGCCCGCCGTTACCGCAGCCTCGCCGAGGCCCATGCCGGGCGCGGGCCGATTGCTGAGAAATGGCTCAACCACCCCGATCCGAACGAAGCCGGCGCCTGA
- a CDS encoding photosystem II protein Y, which produces MDARLLLVATPILLAVGWAVFNIGRAAVGQLQLMLKRSRA; this is translated from the coding sequence ATGGACGCTCGGCTCCTGCTGGTTGCTACCCCGATCCTGCTGGCCGTGGGCTGGGCCGTGTTCAACATCGGCCGTGCGGCAGTCGGCCAGCTGCAACTCATGCTCAAGCGTTCCCGCGCCTGA